A window from Rana temporaria chromosome 8, aRanTem1.1, whole genome shotgun sequence encodes these proteins:
- the LOC120909206 gene encoding histone H2A type 1, protein MSGRGKQGGKVRAKAKTRSSRAGLQFPVGRVHRLLRKGNYAERVGAGAPVYLAAVLEYLTAEILELAGNAARDNKKTRIIPRHLQLAVRNDEELNKLLGGVTIAQGGVLPNIQAVLLPKKTESHKATKSK, encoded by the coding sequence ATGTCAGGACGCGGCAAACAAGGAGGCAAGGTTCGGGCTAAGGCCAAGACACGCTCATCCCGGGCTGGTCTGCAGTTCCCAGTCGGTCGTGTTCACCGCCTGCTCAGGAAGGGCAACTATGCCGAGCGGGTCGGGGCCGGAGCTCCAGTGTATCTCGCCGCCGTCCTCGAGTATCTCACGGCTGAGATCCTTGAGCTGGCCGGCAACGCCGCCCGCGACAACAAGAAGACCCGCATCATCCCCCGACACCTCCAGCTGGCTGTCCGCAACGACGAGGAGCTCAACAAGCTGCTGGGCGGCGTCACCATCGCCCAGGGAGGAGTCCTGCCCAACATCCAGGCCGTGCTGCTGCCCAAGAAGACCGAGAGCCACAAGGCCACCAAATCCAAGTAA
- the LOC120909207 gene encoding histone H2B 1.1: MPEPAKSAPAPKKGSKKAVTKSQKKDGKKRRKSRKESYAIYVYKVLKQVHPDTGISSKAMGIMNSFVNDIFERIAGESSRLAHYNKRRTITSREIQTAVRLLLPGELAKHAVSEGTKAVTKYTSAK, from the coding sequence ATGCCTGAACCAGCCAAGTCCGCCCCGGCGCCCAAGAAGGGCTCCAAGAAAGCCGTCACCAAGAGCCAGAAGAAGGACGGCAAGAAGCGGAGGAAGAGCAGGAAGGAGAGTTATGCCATCTACGTGTACAAGGTGCTCAAGCAGGTCCACCCCGACACCGGCATCTCCTCCAAGGCCATGGGCATCATGAACTCCTTTGTCAATGACATCTTCGAGCGCATCGCCGGAGAATCTTCCCGCCTGGCTCATTACAACAAGCGCCGCACCATCACCTCCCGGGAGATCCAGACCGCCGTCCGCCTCCTCCTGCCCGGAGAGCTGGCCAAGCACGCCGTCTCCGAGGGCACCAAGGCCGTCACCAAGTACACCAGCGCCAAGTAA
- the LOC120909218 gene encoding histone H4 encodes MSGRGKGGKGLGKGGAKRHRKVLRDNIQGITKPAIRRLARRGGVKRISGLIYEETRGVLKVFLENVIRDAVTYTEHAKRKTVTAMDVVYALKRQGRTLYGFGG; translated from the coding sequence ATGTCTGGTCGCGGTAAAGGAGGGAAGGGTCTGGGGAAAGGAGGAGCTAAGCGGCACAGGAAGGTGCTCCGGGACAACATCCAGGGCATCACCAAACCCGCCATCCGACGTTTGGCCCGCAGAGGGGGTGTCAAGCGCATCTCCGGACTCATCTATGAGGAGACCCGCGGAGTGCTCAAAGTCTTCCTGGAGAATGTCATCCGCGATGCCGTCACCTACACCGAGCACGCCAAGAGGAAGACCGTCACCGCcatggatgtcgtctatgctctcAAACGCCAGGGGCGCACTCTCTACGGATTCGGAGGCTAA
- the LOC120910456 gene encoding histone H4 — protein sequence MSGRGKGGKGLGKGGAKRHRKVLRDNIQGITKPAIRRLARRGGVKRISGLIYEETRGVLKVFLENVIRDAVTYTEHAKRKTVTAMDVVYALKRQGRTLYGFGG from the coding sequence ATGTCTGGTCGCGGTAAAGGAGGGAAGGGTCTGGGGAAAGGAGGCGCTAAGCGGCACAGGAAGGTGCTCCGGGACAACATCCAGGGCATCACCAAACCCGCCATCCGACGTTTGGCCCGCAGAGGGGGTGTCAAGCGCATCTCCGGACTCATCTATGAGGAGACCCGCGGAGTGCTCAAAGTCTTCCTGGAGAATGTCATCCGCGATGCCGTCACCTACACCGAGCACGCCAAGAGGAAGACTGTCACCGCcatggatgtcgtctatgctctcAAACGCCAGGGGCGCACTCTCTACGGATTCGGAGGCTAA
- the LOC120909212 gene encoding histone H2A type 1: MSGRGKQGGKVRAKAKTRSSRAGLQFPVGRVHRLLRKGNYAERVGAGAPVYLAAVLEYLTAEILELAGNAARDNKKTRIIPRHLQLAVRNDEELNKLLGGVTIAQGGVLPNIQAVLLPKKTESHKATKSK; the protein is encoded by the coding sequence ATGTCAGGACGCGGCAAACAAGGAGGCAAGGTTCGGGCTAAGGCCAAGACACGCTCATCCCGGGCTGGTCTGCAGTTCCCAGTCGGTCGTGTTCACCGTCTGCTCAGGAAGGGTAACTATGCCGAGCGGGTCGGCGCCGGAGCTCCAGTGTATCTCGCCGCCGTCCTCGAGTATCTCACGGCTGAGATCCTTGAGCTGGCCGGCAACGCCGCCCGCGACAACAAGAAGACCCGCATCATCCCCCGTCACCTCCAGCTGGCTGTCCGCAACGACGAGGAGCTCAACAAGCTGCTGGGCGGCGTCACCATTGCCCAAGGAGGAGTCCTGCCCAACATCCAGGCCGTGCTGCTGCCCAAGAAGACCGAGAGCCACAAGGCCACCAAATCCAAGTAA